In the Hermetia illucens chromosome 1, iHerIll2.2.curated.20191125, whole genome shotgun sequence genome, TTGAACGCGAAATCAAAACCTAAATCTTCTTTTATCCATTTGCATTTTTCTTCAGACCCTGCAAATCCAATCACAGTACATCCTTTTATTTTAGCTATTTGACCGACTAAAGAACCAACTGCTCCAGCAGCGGCTGTTACTACAACTACCTCCCCTTTAGTAGGTTTACAAATGTCCAGTAATCCAAAATACGCTGTATGGCTGCAATAAATGAACATCTAATAATTCGTTAAAGTTGGGTGGGTGGATGTCAATATTTTTTGTTCCTTATGgataaataatgaaaatttgaaattacccAGGCATTCCTAAGTATCCAAGAGCCAAGGATCGTGGCAAATTACCAAAGTCAGGCAATAAGTTAGCAATGTCCGTGCGGTCTTTTTGCTCATAAGGCAAAACATTCGTTCCCGGTTTCACCACAGTATGAGATCGCCATCCAAAGTTTCCAAAAACGTATGATCCAACcggatattttgggtttttgctTTGAAGAATTCTAAAAACGATGATTTGAATGACTTTTATTGACAATGAAGTTTTCAGAGGATCAAAAAGTACTTTGCTGTTTGTCTTCCAAGCATAATAGTATTTACTGGCCGATTGGCCATAAGCATTCGCACATATGGATCCAAGCTTAGATATTCCGCTTCACATAGGATTTCTGTAAAGAAAAAGTAGTTCTTGGTTAAAATAAGCTGCTACACGACAATTAAACTGTAAATTTTGCATATGATTGATATGAAGCCAAACGTCGGGCATAACATTCCAGCATCCTTAAGACCTCACTATTCGACTTAACTCTTTGTGaggaataatatatataaataaaatatctaaGGTCAGGGAGAGAGATAGAT is a window encoding:
- the LOC119646650 gene encoding prostaglandin reductase 1-like isoform X2 is translated as MLMANRPVNTIMLGRQTAKILQSKNPKYPVGSYVFGNFGWRSHTVVKPGTNVLPYEQKDRTDIANLLPDFGNLPRSLALGYLGMPGHTAYFGLLDICKPTKGEVVVVTAAAGAVGSLVGQIAKIKGCTVIGFAGSEEKCKWIKEDLGFDFAFNYKTNDISACLKKSAPGGIDCYFDNVGGEMSSTIIAHMRRHGRIAVCGSICAYNSTEPVKAPMLQRMFINNELKMEGLLVYRWTDRYSESFNQIFQWIQEGKIKYRETITKGFENMPKGFIELLKGVNLGKAIVQV